The Halanaerobiales bacterium genome includes the window ATAGAGTAAAAAAGGATATTAATATTGAATTTGTAGATCATATGGATGATGTTTTAGAATTGATTCTTCTGGAGGGCAGTAAAGATGAAAATAAATAATCCAGAATTTGTAATTAGTGCTTATGGATATGAAGATTATCCTGACCATAATAAAGCAGAGATAGCATTTGCCGGCAGATCTAATGTCGGCAAATCATCTCTTATTAATATGTTAGTAAGAAGGAATAAGTTAGCAAGAACCAGTTCAACACCTGGAAGAACACAAAGTATCAATTTTTATAATATTGATAGAAAATTTTATTTTGTTGATTTACCAGGTTATGGTTTTGCAAAAGTTCCTAAAAACGTAAAAGATGAATGGGGAGAATTAATAAATGATTATTTATATC containing:
- the yihA gene encoding ribosome biogenesis GTP-binding protein YihA/YsxC; protein product: MKINNPEFVISAYGYEDYPDHNKAEIAFAGRSNVGKSSLINMLVRRNKLARTSSTPGRTQSINFYNIDRKFYFVDLPGYGFAKVPKNVKDEWGELINDYLYHRDNLEGIVMIVDSRHKPTSDDKQMLKWIRSFDIPFIIAATKADKLTNNKKKKQEKLIKNELNLSENDNFCLVSAKTQEGKNKLFSFIGKVSGQFK